The following proteins are co-located in the Deinococcus yavapaiensis KR-236 genome:
- a CDS encoding alpha/beta hydrolase has product MTFLDTARVTFVLSSLPDGTPNDAEFWLRTNMLNWHPRLEGWRFERRGDRLVLEQDVPMGQLLACKVTRGRGDTEEGDAFGHRSPPHRLVVTGDATLSIDVHGWQDAKKDGKPSTVSGHVDSFTLSSPELGMSRDVQVYLPPSYASGTRRYPVLYMHDGHNCFDEATSFMGQEWRVDETAETLAREGIEAIVVAVAVGAERSHVYTPFKSRVNDFAPRADEYVAFLAETLKEHIDAVYRTLAGRASTGVAGSSFGGLVSLYGGLTRSDVYGFVGAFSPSLWVGDFELFDFVARSSASETRVYVDTGDHEGADVDDAANVVRGTRVLAHLLSGRTKQTRLVIGEGHWHDEAAWAARFPDMLRWFVEASRQV; this is encoded by the coding sequence ATGACGTTTCTCGACACCGCCCGCGTCACCTTCGTCCTCTCGTCCCTGCCCGACGGCACGCCGAACGACGCCGAGTTCTGGTTGCGCACGAACATGCTGAATTGGCATCCGCGTCTCGAGGGCTGGCGATTCGAACGTCGAGGCGACCGCCTCGTGCTGGAGCAGGACGTGCCGATGGGGCAACTCTTGGCGTGCAAGGTGACGCGCGGACGCGGCGACACCGAGGAAGGCGACGCGTTCGGGCATCGCTCGCCGCCGCATCGCCTCGTCGTGACGGGCGACGCGACGCTGAGCATCGACGTCCACGGCTGGCAAGACGCGAAGAAGGACGGCAAGCCTTCCACGGTGTCCGGCCACGTCGACTCGTTCACGCTGTCCTCGCCGGAACTCGGCATGAGCCGGGACGTGCAAGTGTATTTACCGCCGTCGTACGCGTCGGGCACTCGGCGTTACCCGGTGCTGTACATGCACGACGGCCACAACTGCTTCGACGAGGCGACGTCGTTCATGGGCCAGGAGTGGCGCGTCGACGAAACGGCCGAAACGCTCGCGCGCGAAGGCATCGAGGCGATCGTCGTCGCGGTCGCGGTCGGCGCGGAACGCAGTCACGTCTACACGCCGTTCAAGTCGCGCGTGAACGACTTCGCGCCGAGAGCGGACGAGTACGTGGCATTCCTGGCGGAAACGCTCAAAGAGCACATCGACGCGGTGTACCGCACGCTCGCGGGCCGAGCGTCGACGGGCGTCGCGGGCTCGTCGTTCGGAGGCCTCGTCAGCTTGTACGGAGGCTTGACGAGATCGGACGTGTACGGCTTCGTCGGGGCGTTCTCGCCGAGCTTGTGGGTCGGCGACTTCGAGCTCTTCGACTTCGTGGCGCGCTCGTCCGCTTCCGAGACGCGCGTGTACGTCGACACGGGCGACCACGAGGGGGCGGACGTGGACGACGCGGCGAACGTCGTGCGTGGAACGCGCGTTCTCGCTCACCTGCTGTCCGGGCGTACGAAGCAAACGCGGCTCGTGATCGGCGAGGGACACTGGCACGACGAGGCCGCGTGGGCGGCTCGCTTTCCGGACATGCTGCGCTGGTTCGTGGAGGCGTCGCGACAAGTGTAA
- the rnhA gene encoding ribonuclease HI: MNRPFRPKQDSARDLLPIKACIQPPKPVVGSTVEVFCDGACDTTARLGGWATILKSSGKELLLSGGERDTTNNRMELTALLQGLRALKRPCVVRVVTDSQYLRKAFTDGWILKWMRGGWKTAANEPVKNQDLWEELIALARVHELTFVWVRGHAGHGENERVDKLAVEERKKLR; this comes from the coding sequence ATGAACCGACCGTTTCGCCCAAAACAGGACTCGGCGCGCGACCTGCTTCCCATCAAGGCGTGCATTCAACCGCCGAAGCCCGTCGTGGGAAGCACGGTCGAAGTCTTCTGCGACGGCGCTTGCGACACCACCGCCCGCCTTGGCGGCTGGGCCACGATCCTCAAGTCGAGCGGCAAGGAACTCCTTTTGTCGGGCGGCGAGCGCGACACCACCAACAACCGCATGGAACTCACCGCGTTGCTGCAAGGACTGCGGGCCCTCAAGCGCCCCTGCGTCGTTCGCGTCGTCACCGACTCGCAGTATCTGCGCAAAGCCTTCACGGACGGCTGGATCTTGAAGTGGATGCGAGGCGGCTGGAAGACGGCCGCGAACGAGCCCGTCAAGAACCAAGACCTTTGGGAGGAACTCATCGCCCTCGCCCGCGTCCACGAACTCACCTTCGTTTGGGTACGCGGTCACGCGGGTCACGGCGAGAACGAACGCGTCGACAAACTCGCCGTGGAGGAACGCAAGAAGCTTCGCTGA
- a CDS encoding aspartate aminotransferase family protein: protein MSSVFYRSVKHYPTAVRGEGVYLFDAAGRKYLDGASGALVANIGHGNASVADAMAAQARTLAFVHGSQFTSEVFERYASRLADLLPFPGYRFWACSGGSEAIESAVKLARQYHAERGDTKRFKIVTRRPSYHGASLGALAASGMGARRELYLPLMNDDAFPKMPKPDAALNGDEDARRLEAVLHEAGPETVAAFIAEPIVGASDAALVPSAGYYEEVQRICREHGVLFVADEVMSGMGRAGTTFAISQWNARPDILVLGKGLAAGYAPLAGLLASPDVYGAVMQGSGAFKHGFTYAGHPVSLAAGEAVLDVIEEQRLVENARERGAQLLAGLHDLRAEFPQLLQARGRGLMLGLVLGDPESGQAYDTPGLADRLATAAFTRGLVTYPGSGAVDGRRGDHVLLGPPLTITAQEVDEMLGLLRLACRDALTTSVVAR from the coding sequence GTGAGCAGCGTTTTCTACCGCTCCGTCAAGCACTACCCGACCGCCGTTCGCGGCGAAGGCGTGTACCTCTTCGACGCCGCGGGCAGGAAGTACCTCGACGGAGCGTCCGGAGCGCTCGTCGCGAACATCGGGCATGGAAACGCGAGCGTCGCCGACGCGATGGCCGCGCAAGCGCGAACGCTGGCCTTCGTGCACGGCAGTCAGTTCACCTCGGAGGTATTCGAGCGGTACGCCTCGCGGCTCGCGGACCTTCTCCCCTTTCCGGGCTACCGCTTCTGGGCGTGCTCGGGCGGCTCGGAAGCGATCGAAAGCGCCGTGAAGCTCGCTCGCCAGTACCACGCCGAGCGCGGCGACACGAAACGGTTCAAGATCGTCACGAGGCGCCCCAGCTACCACGGAGCGAGTCTCGGCGCGCTCGCCGCCTCGGGAATGGGCGCGCGGCGCGAGTTGTATCTGCCCTTGATGAACGACGACGCTTTCCCGAAGATGCCGAAGCCCGACGCCGCCCTGAACGGCGACGAGGACGCGCGACGACTCGAAGCGGTGCTGCACGAAGCGGGCCCGGAAACGGTCGCGGCGTTCATCGCCGAGCCGATCGTCGGAGCGTCCGACGCGGCCCTCGTACCGAGCGCCGGCTACTACGAGGAAGTGCAGCGCATCTGCCGAGAGCACGGCGTCCTGTTCGTCGCCGACGAGGTGATGAGCGGCATGGGGCGCGCGGGCACGACCTTCGCGATTTCGCAGTGGAACGCGCGGCCGGACATCCTCGTGCTGGGCAAGGGCTTGGCGGCGGGATACGCGCCGCTCGCCGGACTGCTCGCCTCGCCCGACGTGTACGGCGCCGTCATGCAAGGCTCGGGCGCGTTCAAGCACGGCTTCACGTACGCGGGCCATCCCGTGAGCCTCGCGGCGGGCGAGGCGGTCCTCGACGTCATCGAGGAGCAGCGTCTCGTCGAGAACGCGCGCGAGCGAGGCGCGCAACTGCTGGCGGGCCTGCACGATCTTCGAGCGGAATTTCCCCAGCTTCTGCAAGCGAGGGGGCGCGGGCTCATGCTCGGCCTCGTCCTCGGGGATCCGGAATCGGGGCAAGCGTACGACACGCCCGGTCTCGCCGATCGGCTCGCGACGGCGGCGTTCACACGAGGGCTGGTGACGTACCCTGGCAGCGGTGCCGTGGACGGCAGACGCGGCGACCACGTCCTGCTCGGGCCGCCCCTCACGATCACCGCACAAGAAGTCGACGAGATGCTGGGCTTGCTCCGCCTCGCCTGCCGCGACGCCTTGACGACGTCGGTCGTCGCGCGCTGA
- a CDS encoding KamA family radical SAM protein, giving the protein MPLHPQATASAHHMLPRNHRAAPWKDVPDELWYDWKWQLKNRINSLEELEQILELTESERIGISAKDIFRLDITPYFASLMDKQDPTCPVRRQVIPTHHELEPFHSMMEDSLAEDRHSPVPGLVHRYPDRVLMLVTTQCASYCRYCTRSRIVGDPAETFKPDEYKLQLDYLRKSPQVRDVLLSGGDPLTLAPKVLSGLLSELRKIEHIEIIRIGTRVPVFMPMRVTQELCDVLSEHHPLWMNIHINHPKEITPEVAEACDRLTRAGVPLGNQAVLLRGVNDHAVIMQKLMRELVKIRVRPYYIYQCDLVHGAGHLRTTVSKGLEIMESLRGHTSGYSIPTYVVDAPGGGGKIPVMPNYVLAQSHDKLILRNFEGYIAAYSEPTDYTGPDMVVPSEWERKEPGQSGVYGLMRGERISIEPKEFSESRHRPGAIQHRLNAREDKWQAFGVGDSGPATDTAPDGMVQEPVTSGD; this is encoded by the coding sequence ATGCCTCTACATCCCCAAGCGACCGCGAGTGCCCACCACATGCTTCCCAGAAATCATCGCGCCGCCCCCTGGAAGGACGTGCCCGACGAACTCTGGTACGACTGGAAGTGGCAACTCAAGAACCGCATCAACTCTCTGGAGGAGCTCGAGCAGATTCTCGAGCTCACCGAGTCCGAGCGCATCGGGATTTCCGCCAAGGACATCTTCCGCCTCGACATCACGCCGTACTTCGCGTCCCTCATGGACAAGCAAGACCCGACGTGCCCCGTCCGGCGCCAAGTCATCCCGACGCACCACGAGCTCGAACCCTTCCACTCCATGATGGAAGACTCGCTCGCCGAGGATCGCCACTCGCCCGTTCCCGGCCTCGTGCACCGCTACCCGGACCGCGTCCTGATGCTCGTCACCACCCAGTGCGCGTCGTACTGCCGCTACTGCACGCGGTCGCGCATCGTCGGCGATCCCGCCGAGACGTTCAAGCCCGACGAGTACAAGCTGCAACTCGATTACCTGCGCAAGTCGCCGCAAGTGCGAGACGTCTTGTTGTCGGGAGGCGACCCGCTCACCCTCGCGCCGAAAGTCCTCTCGGGTCTGCTGTCGGAGCTGCGCAAGATCGAGCACATCGAGATCATTCGCATCGGGACGCGCGTGCCCGTCTTCATGCCGATGCGCGTCACCCAAGAGCTTTGCGACGTCCTTTCGGAGCATCACCCTCTTTGGATGAACATCCACATCAACCACCCCAAGGAGATCACGCCCGAAGTCGCCGAGGCGTGCGATCGACTCACGCGCGCGGGCGTGCCGCTCGGAAACCAGGCGGTGCTGTTGCGGGGCGTCAACGACCACGCCGTCATCATGCAAAAACTCATGCGCGAACTCGTCAAGATTCGCGTGCGGCCTTATTACATCTACCAGTGCGACCTCGTGCACGGCGCGGGCCACCTTCGCACGACCGTCTCCAAGGGCTTGGAGATCATGGAGAGCTTGCGCGGTCACACCAGCGGCTACTCCATTCCGACGTACGTCGTGGACGCGCCGGGCGGCGGCGGCAAGATTCCCGTCATGCCGAACTACGTGCTCGCGCAAAGCCACGACAAGCTCATCTTGCGCAACTTCGAAGGGTACATCGCCGCGTACTCCGAGCCGACGGACTACACCGGTCCCGACATGGTCGTGCCGAGCGAGTGGGAACGCAAGGAGCCCGGCCAGTCGGGCGTGTACGGCCTCATGCGCGGCGAGCGCATCTCCATCGAACCCAAGGAATTCAGCGAGTCCAGGCACCGCCCCGGCGCCATCCAGCACCGCCTCAACGCCCGAGAGGACAAGTGGCAGGCGTTCGGCGTCGGCGACTCCGGTCCCGCCACGGACACCGCGCCCGACGGCATGGTGCAAGAGCCCGTGACGAGCGGCGACTGA
- a CDS encoding DinB family protein → MTNTSQPLLTGPSPEALERLLDEGSEFVAPSRFLEGLSAYDACRRVPGAPHTIAEIVAHLRYWQVYFLAVARDERPTPPAHASEGWPQVTEAEWDALRGAFLAGLAQTKRLAREGDLARVVRDRETLGYKLASHAGHNAVHVGQVILLRRMLGAWPPPSGGDTW, encoded by the coding sequence ATGACGAACACCTCGCAACCGCTCCTGACAGGCCCTTCGCCCGAAGCCCTCGAACGCCTGCTCGACGAAGGCAGCGAGTTCGTCGCGCCCAGCCGCTTTCTGGAAGGGTTGAGCGCGTACGACGCTTGTCGGCGCGTGCCGGGCGCGCCGCACACGATCGCCGAGATCGTGGCGCACCTGCGCTATTGGCAGGTGTACTTCCTGGCCGTCGCGCGTGACGAACGACCGACGCCGCCCGCGCACGCTTCGGAAGGCTGGCCCCAGGTGACGGAAGCCGAGTGGGACGCTTTGCGGGGCGCCTTCCTCGCGGGCTTGGCGCAGACCAAGCGCTTGGCCCGCGAAGGCGATCTCGCGCGGGTCGTGCGAGACCGCGAGACCCTCGGCTACAAGCTCGCGAGTCACGCCGGACACAACGCCGTTCACGTCGGGCAAGTCATCCTCTTGCGCCGCATGCTCGGCGCGTGGCCGCCCCCGAGCGGAGGTGATACGTGGTGA
- a CDS encoding S8 family peptidase, with amino-acid sequence MHRILASALTITLSLAATAHAQKDAPAFSQPATVKVIATDVPLATLAVNSKVQPAVSKIEGVDGGPSRLVGRVIGASGASTDLVKDEVIVRTDDKAALEAFVQRWNGDVLTRTDFRKAGLDMPAQYLVRVDTSNVDAKLLPELARKFVPSVTGSLVASDEATLRIVALALQEKANGLDVSVNPLVTSQSVADRRATDGPFASPVDGEFSPNAFSWPYLRSGGTMDIGVTEAWRKLRLRGVLGENDSAAGANRVKVLVMDAGFNLNADYPASRTLFPADAWGRPNTWGCNTGPGCEFHGTHVVQALAGQLDNNFGAAGPGAPVVDLLMAQSPSADVAQLMRYFTLALPAALSERPFIVNASFAFELDPLLTPVGDAFGVFFSSLRRAGMLVFVSAGNRGIDVDAMARLGSIELPYEALYVVPCENDGVICVGGLDWNTNRKAREGGGSNFGQVRSGDSGGTVDIFAPFDLWLGSNTAGGPSSVSRLSGTSFSSPFVAGVAALVKAANPSLSANEVERILMTTAHTGSPDSRVPRWVNANLAVSSVLGDVCELPSVTITSPAASVSVPVGSPVTFNGFGTDSPGLGRSAPLPASSLTWLENGTAVASGGTMTRTYTTTGSRTVRLVGRGCSAVSASATVMVNVVPATAAPNSAQILAPSVGTTVMVDLRDARGWYLPVQLIGRATNADGTATRDERLRWTISRDGRTVATAFGRAPTVNLYNNEERTLTYDIVLDVLDERGVPIAGLRRATSIRLESVPG; translated from the coding sequence ATGCACCGCATCCTCGCATCGGCCCTGACGATCACCCTGAGCCTCGCCGCGACCGCGCACGCCCAGAAGGACGCGCCGGCTTTCTCTCAACCTGCGACGGTCAAAGTGATCGCCACGGACGTTCCGCTCGCCACGCTGGCCGTCAACTCGAAAGTGCAGCCCGCTGTCTCGAAGATTGAAGGCGTCGACGGAGGGCCGTCCCGCCTCGTCGGGCGCGTGATCGGCGCGAGCGGCGCGAGCACCGACCTCGTGAAGGACGAAGTCATCGTCCGCACCGACGACAAGGCGGCCCTCGAGGCGTTCGTGCAGCGCTGGAACGGCGACGTCCTGACCCGCACCGACTTTCGCAAGGCCGGGCTCGACATGCCGGCGCAATACCTCGTGCGGGTCGACACGTCGAACGTGGACGCCAAGTTGCTTCCGGAACTCGCGCGCAAGTTCGTTCCGAGCGTCACCGGGTCCCTCGTCGCGTCCGACGAAGCGACGCTGCGCATCGTGGCGTTGGCCCTTCAGGAAAAAGCCAACGGGCTGGACGTGAGTGTCAACCCGCTCGTCACGTCTCAAAGCGTCGCCGATCGCCGAGCGACCGACGGACCCTTCGCGAGTCCTGTCGACGGCGAGTTCTCGCCGAACGCGTTCTCGTGGCCGTACCTGCGTTCGGGCGGGACGATGGACATCGGCGTGACGGAGGCTTGGCGCAAGCTGCGTTTGCGCGGCGTGCTCGGCGAGAACGACTCGGCGGCGGGCGCGAACCGCGTCAAGGTCCTCGTGATGGACGCGGGCTTCAACCTCAACGCGGACTACCCCGCGAGCCGCACCCTGTTTCCCGCCGACGCTTGGGGACGTCCCAACACGTGGGGATGCAACACCGGACCCGGCTGCGAATTCCACGGAACCCACGTCGTGCAAGCCCTCGCCGGGCAGCTCGACAACAACTTCGGCGCGGCGGGTCCGGGCGCTCCCGTCGTGGACCTCCTGATGGCGCAAAGCCCCTCGGCGGACGTGGCGCAACTCATGCGGTACTTCACCCTGGCGTTGCCTGCCGCGTTGTCCGAACGGCCCTTCATCGTCAACGCGAGCTTCGCGTTCGAACTCGATCCGCTCCTCACGCCGGTCGGTGACGCCTTCGGCGTGTTCTTCTCGAGCTTGCGGCGCGCCGGAATGCTGGTGTTCGTCTCGGCGGGCAACCGAGGCATCGACGTGGACGCCATGGCGCGCCTGGGCTCCATCGAACTGCCGTACGAGGCTCTGTACGTCGTGCCGTGCGAAAACGACGGCGTCATCTGCGTGGGCGGACTCGACTGGAATACGAACCGCAAGGCGCGCGAAGGCGGCGGGTCGAACTTCGGGCAGGTGCGCTCCGGCGATTCGGGTGGAACCGTGGACATCTTCGCGCCGTTCGACCTTTGGCTGGGCTCGAACACGGCGGGCGGCCCTTCGAGCGTCTCGCGCTTGAGCGGAACGAGCTTCTCCAGTCCCTTCGTGGCCGGCGTCGCGGCTCTCGTGAAGGCCGCCAATCCCTCCTTGAGCGCCAACGAGGTCGAGCGGATCCTCATGACGACCGCTCACACGGGCAGCCCCGATTCGCGCGTTCCGCGCTGGGTGAACGCCAACCTCGCCGTCTCCAGCGTGCTCGGCGACGTGTGCGAACTTCCCAGCGTCACGATCACTTCCCCGGCGGCCAGCGTGTCCGTCCCGGTCGGTTCACCCGTGACGTTCAACGGCTTCGGAACGGACAGCCCCGGTCTCGGCCGAAGCGCCCCCTTGCCCGCGTCGTCCCTGACGTGGCTCGAGAACGGTACGGCGGTCGCCTCGGGCGGCACGATGACGCGCACGTACACGACGACGGGTTCGCGCACGGTTCGTCTCGTGGGTCGAGGCTGCTCGGCCGTTTCCGCAAGCGCCACCGTGATGGTGAACGTCGTTCCCGCGACGGCCGCACCGAACTCCGCGCAGATCCTCGCGCCGAGCGTCGGCACCACCGTGATGGTGGACCTGCGAGACGCCCGAGGTTGGTACCTCCCCGTCCAGCTCATCGGACGGGCCACGAATGCCGACGGCACGGCGACGCGTGACGAGCGTTTGCGCTGGACGATCTCCAGAGACGGACGTACCGTCGCGACGGCCTTCGGTCGCGCGCCCACCGTGAACTTGTACAACAACGAGGAGCGCACCCTCACGTACGACATCGTCCTCGACGTGCTCGACGAACGCGGCGTGCCCATCGCGGGTCTCAGACGCGCCACGAGCATTCGCCTGGAGAGCGTTCCGGGCTGA
- a CDS encoding L-glutamate gamma-semialdehyde dehydrogenase, whose translation MTATLMAGLLPFQHEEFFPFKDAEVAGRQREAFAYVRSTYVGKTFPLLVSGRAVSDRDTFEVRNPADRAEVVWHFPKATEQDLRDAIDAATVAFESWRFSDPMQRASIMLKAAALLRARRMEFNAVMTLENGKNWAEADGEVAECVDHLEIFARETLKWAQGKPVEPMQDEHVTMVYEPLGVVAVISPWNFPAAIPLGMALGAIAAGNTVVWKPASETPLSSYLMIELLHEAGLPQGVIQFLTGTDDVLGDPLVDSPKIRMVAFTGSREIGCRIYERAAKVQPGQKWLKRVIAEMGGKDPTVVAADADLDAAAQGIVAASFGYAGQKCSACSRAIVEDSVYDAVLQKVVDLAGKIQVGLPEENAPLGPVIHEGSLQRILGFVEEGKRSAKLVLGGERATVEGRDGAYLQPTIFADVAPDSSLFQEEIFGPVLTFTRARDWRHAIELANDSDYGLTASFYSKDPVKIAEARRLMHVGNLYVNRKCTGAMSGTHAFGGYNMSGTNAKVGGPDYLFWFVQTKTIAQKY comes from the coding sequence ATGACGGCAACGCTGATGGCAGGTTTGCTGCCCTTCCAACACGAGGAGTTTTTTCCCTTCAAGGACGCCGAGGTCGCGGGTCGCCAACGCGAAGCCTTCGCGTACGTCCGCTCGACGTACGTCGGCAAGACCTTCCCGTTGCTCGTGAGCGGCCGAGCCGTCTCGGACCGTGACACCTTCGAGGTGCGCAATCCCGCCGACCGCGCCGAAGTCGTGTGGCACTTTCCGAAGGCGACCGAGCAAGACCTTCGAGACGCGATCGACGCGGCCACGGTCGCCTTCGAGTCTTGGCGCTTCTCCGATCCGATGCAGCGGGCGAGCATCATGCTCAAAGCCGCCGCCTTGCTGCGCGCTCGGCGCATGGAGTTCAACGCCGTCATGACCCTCGAGAACGGCAAGAACTGGGCCGAGGCCGACGGCGAGGTCGCCGAGTGCGTCGATCACCTCGAGATCTTCGCGCGCGAAACCCTCAAGTGGGCGCAAGGCAAGCCCGTCGAGCCGATGCAAGACGAGCACGTCACGATGGTGTACGAACCGCTCGGCGTCGTCGCCGTCATCTCCCCGTGGAACTTCCCGGCGGCCATTCCCCTCGGCATGGCGCTCGGCGCGATCGCGGCGGGCAACACCGTCGTGTGGAAGCCCGCGAGCGAGACGCCGCTTTCGAGCTACCTCATGATCGAACTGCTTCACGAAGCGGGCCTTCCGCAAGGCGTGATCCAGTTCCTCACCGGCACCGACGACGTCCTCGGCGATCCGCTCGTGGACTCGCCGAAGATTCGCATGGTCGCCTTCACGGGCAGCCGTGAAATCGGCTGCCGCATCTACGAACGGGCGGCGAAGGTGCAGCCCGGCCAGAAGTGGCTCAAGCGCGTCATCGCCGAGATGGGCGGCAAGGACCCCACGGTCGTCGCGGCCGACGCCGACCTCGACGCGGCGGCGCAAGGCATCGTGGCTGCCTCTTTCGGGTACGCGGGCCAGAAGTGCTCGGCGTGCAGTCGGGCGATCGTCGAGGACAGCGTGTACGACGCGGTGTTGCAGAAGGTCGTCGACTTGGCGGGCAAGATCCAAGTCGGTCTGCCCGAGGAGAACGCGCCGCTCGGCCCCGTCATCCACGAAGGAAGCTTGCAGCGCATCCTGGGATTCGTCGAGGAAGGCAAGCGCAGCGCGAAACTCGTCCTCGGCGGCGAACGCGCGACCGTCGAAGGTCGTGACGGCGCGTACCTGCAACCCACGATCTTCGCCGACGTCGCGCCCGACTCCTCGCTGTTCCAAGAGGAGATCTTCGGCCCCGTCCTGACGTTCACGCGCGCCCGCGATTGGCGTCACGCGATCGAACTCGCCAACGACTCCGACTACGGCCTCACGGCGAGCTTCTACAGCAAGGATCCCGTCAAGATCGCCGAGGCGCGCCGTCTCATGCACGTCGGCAACCTCTACGTCAACCGCAAGTGCACGGGCGCCATGTCGGGCACGCACGCCTTCGGCGGCTACAACATGAGCGGCACGAACGCGAAGGTCGGCGGTCCGGACTACTTGTTCTGGTTCGTGCAGACGAAGACGATCGCCCAGAAGTACTGA
- a CDS encoding Lrp/AsnC family transcriptional regulator — MKLDSTDIRILNEVQQDARLSMRELGRRVGLSAPAVTERVRRLEDAGVILGYGARVAPEPLGRSITAFIGVQDSGQRDPQLVKWAKTRDGVLECHSVTGGNSCLLKVALPDVHALEALLGELITMGFTCSTSIILSTPLPGKMLLPVK, encoded by the coding sequence ATGAAGCTCGATTCCACGGACATTCGCATCCTCAACGAGGTGCAGCAGGACGCTCGCCTTTCCATGCGCGAACTTGGCCGCCGCGTCGGGTTGTCGGCGCCCGCCGTCACGGAACGCGTGCGGCGCCTCGAGGACGCGGGCGTGATTCTCGGGTACGGCGCGCGCGTCGCGCCCGAACCGCTCGGACGCAGCATCACGGCCTTCATCGGCGTTCAAGACTCCGGTCAGCGCGATCCTCAACTCGTCAAATGGGCCAAGACGCGCGACGGCGTGCTGGAATGCCATTCGGTCACGGGCGGCAACTCGTGTCTGCTCAAGGTCGCCTTGCCCGACGTGCACGCCCTCGAAGCCTTGCTCGGCGAGCTCATCACGATGGGCTTCACGTGTTCGACGAGCATCATCTTGTCCACCCCGCTTCCAGGAAAGATGCTTCTGCCCGTGAAGTAG
- a CDS encoding acetyl ornithine aminotransferase family protein, producing MTIATPVRRPVLKTPLPGPKAAEILARDKTHLSTSYMRPFAFVPDHGEGAWLTDVDGNTMLDFMAGIAVSTTGYNHPHVTKAIAEQAGKFMHVCLTDFPQAVTTDLAERLVRHVERPGEKWRVFFGNSGAEAVEAAVKLARHHTGRSHIISTLGSFHGRTYGALTLTGSKTKYRRGFGPLMPNVSHIPYPNPFRPALGATPETVGDAVLSYLEDTLFKTVIPADEVAAIIIEPLQGEGGYIVPPADFLPKLRALADRHGILLIFDEVQAGMGRSGKFLSYQHFDVQPDIITMAKGLASGMPISAMLAKESVMTWTPGTHGSTFGGNPVAAAAAMATLDLLDGTVKHPGCGENLMENARVVGDFLMDEFWKLRAEFPFIGDVRGKGLFIGVEFVDAAGGPNPKLRDAASQAMFERGLLNLDCGESAWRLSPPLILTKDEAAVGLDIVRDALRSL from the coding sequence ATGACCATCGCCACCCCCGTTCGCCGTCCCGTCCTGAAAACGCCCCTGCCCGGCCCGAAGGCCGCCGAGATCCTCGCGCGTGACAAGACGCACTTGTCGACGTCGTACATGCGTCCGTTCGCGTTCGTGCCCGATCATGGCGAAGGCGCGTGGCTGACCGACGTGGACGGCAACACCATGCTCGACTTCATGGCGGGCATCGCCGTGAGCACGACCGGATACAACCATCCGCACGTCACGAAGGCCATCGCCGAGCAGGCGGGCAAGTTCATGCACGTGTGCCTCACGGACTTTCCGCAGGCGGTCACGACCGATCTCGCCGAGCGGCTCGTTCGTCACGTCGAGCGCCCCGGCGAGAAGTGGCGGGTATTCTTCGGCAACTCGGGCGCCGAGGCGGTCGAGGCGGCCGTGAAGCTCGCGCGGCACCACACGGGCCGCTCGCACATCATCTCGACGCTGGGCTCCTTTCACGGCCGCACGTACGGCGCGCTGACGCTCACGGGCTCCAAGACGAAGTACCGTCGAGGCTTCGGACCCTTGATGCCGAACGTGTCGCACATTCCCTACCCGAACCCGTTTCGTCCCGCCCTCGGCGCCACGCCTGAAACGGTGGGCGACGCGGTGCTGTCGTACCTCGAAGACACCTTGTTCAAGACCGTGATTCCGGCCGACGAGGTCGCCGCCATCATCATCGAGCCGTTGCAAGGCGAAGGCGGATACATCGTGCCGCCCGCCGACTTCCTGCCGAAGTTGCGCGCGCTCGCCGATCGCCACGGCATCCTCTTGATCTTCGACGAGGTGCAAGCCGGGATGGGCCGCAGCGGGAAGTTCTTGAGCTACCAGCACTTCGACGTGCAGCCCGACATCATCACGATGGCCAAGGGCCTCGCGTCGGGCATGCCGATCTCGGCCATGCTCGCCAAGGAAAGCGTCATGACGTGGACGCCCGGCACGCACGGCTCGACGTTCGGCGGCAATCCGGTTGCGGCGGCGGCGGCCATGGCGACCCTCGACCTGCTCGACGGAACCGTGAAGCATCCCGGCTGCGGCGAGAACCTCATGGAGAACGCCCGCGTGGTCGGCGACTTCCTGATGGACGAGTTCTGGAAGTTGCGCGCCGAGTTTCCGTTCATCGGAGACGTGCGCGGCAAGGGCTTGTTCATCGGCGTGGAATTCGTGGACGCGGCGGGCGGCCCGAATCCGAAGTTGCGCGACGCCGCCTCCCAAGCGATGTTCGAGCGGGGTTTGCTGAACCTCGATTGCGGCGAAAGCGCTTGGCGCCTCAGCCCGCCGCTGATTCTCACGAAGGACGAGGCGGCCGTCGGCTTGGACATCGTGCGAGACGCTCTGCGGTCCCTCTGA